Proteins from a genomic interval of Zingiber officinale cultivar Zhangliang chromosome 2A, Zo_v1.1, whole genome shotgun sequence:
- the LOC122041500 gene encoding 65-kDa microtubule-associated protein 3-like isoform X1 — MAHVSTDQLLQLETTCGSFLYELQIIWDEVGETDTERDKMLLELEQECLEVYRRKVDQANRYRAQLRQTIADSEAELAAICSAMGEPPVHTKQPTQRVGNLKEELNSITPQLEEMRKRKGERLKQFLEVMEQIRNISVEVMPSEYSPSRHVDESDLSIRKLEELYRQLESLQKEKNDRLKQIMDHLSTLNELCSVLGVAFKETVREIHPTLDDTEASKSISNVTIERLATAIGRLREIKIERMQKLQDLASTMLELWNLMDTPIEEQQLFQNVTCNIAASEEEITESNTLSVDFLSYVEEEVLRLEQLKVSKMKELVLKKKTELEELRRQGHLVVEEAENEPEVAISAIESGAIDASFVLNQIEGQIAEVKEEAFSRKDILERVEKWLAACEEEAWLEEYNRDENRYNAGRGAHLTLKRAEKARALINKIPGMVDTLVAKITQWEKERGIGFTYDGVRLLTMLGEYTIVRQEKEQERKRQRDQKKLQGQLIAEQEALYGSKPSPSKPQSAKKVPRTSTGGSNRRLSFGGAATLQTPKPDYMHSAKSTRTAKKLDDLGTLSPGSRGLDIAGLPVKKLSYNDAITKHQEVGMPRKPFASLIPVNTIPSAPSMPVIASTLEENQAPNTMLLLTPKNPATAAAVPMHVASTPAPTCLVNDGKLSVVASVEETEYSFEERRLAFYVGGR, encoded by the exons ATGGCTCATGTATCTACCGATCAGCTACTACAATTGGAGACAACATGCGGATCTTTTTTATATGAGCTACAG ATCATATGGGACGAGGTTGGTGAGACTGATACCGAAAGGGACAAGATGCTACTTGAACTAGAACAGGAGTGTCTTGAGGTTTATAGAAGAAAGGTTGATCAGGCTAATCGTTATAGAGCTCAGCTTCGACAAACAATCGCTGATTCTGAAGCAGAGCTTGCAGCCATCTGTTCTGCAATGGGTGAGCCACCGGTTCACACAAAACAG CCCACTCAAAGAGTAGGGAACCTAAAAGAAGAATTGAATTCCATAACACCACAGCTAGAGGAGATGAGAAAGAGGAAAGGTGAGAGATTGAAGCAATTTTTAGAGGTAATGGAACAGATAAGAAATATCTCAGTTGAGGTCATGCCTAGTGAGTACAGCCCATCGAGGCATGTTGATGAATCTGATTTATCTATTAGAAAGCTTGAAGAATTGTATAGACAGCTTGAGTCACTGCAAAAGGAGAAG AATGACCGCTTAAAACAAATTATGGATCACTTGTCAACTCTGAATGAATTATGTTCTGTTCTTGGTGTGGCTTTCAAAGAAACAGTAAGAGAGATACACCCTACTTTAGATGACACTGAAGCTTCCAAGAGCATTAGCAATGTCACGATTGAGAGGCTTGCTACTGCTATAGGCAGATTACGAGAGATTAAGATAGAGAGGATGCAGAAG CTTcaagatcttgcatctacaaTGTTGGAATTGTGGAATCTAATGGATACGCCCATTGAAGAGCAACAGCTTTTTCAGAACGTTACCTGCAATATAGCTGCTTCAGAAGAAGAAATTACTGAGTCTAATACTCTTTCAGTGGACTTCCTTAGTTAT GTGGAAGAAGAGGTATTGAGACTTGAACAACTAAAAGTAAGCAAGATGAAAGAACTAGTCTTGAAAAAGAAGACAGAACTGGAAGAGCTTCGTCGACAAGGCCATTTGGTGGTTGAGGAGGCAGAAAATGAGCCTGAAGTTGCAATTAGTGCAATTGAATCTG GAGCTATCGATGCTTCCTTTGTTTTGAATCAGATAGAGGGACAAATAGCAGAAGTTAAAGAGGAAGCTTTTAGCAGGAAAGATATTCTTGAAAGGGTAGAAAAATGGTTAGCAGCATGCGAGGAGGAAGCATGGCTGGAGGAGTATAATAGG GATGAGAATAGATACAATGCTGGAAGAGGAGCACACCTAACGCTTAAGCGTGCTGAGAAAGCACGCGCGCTAATTAACAAGATTCCAG GAATGGTAGATACTTTGGTAGCCAAAATTACACAATGGGAAAAAGAAAGAGGCATTGGATTCACTTATGATGGC GTTCGACTTCTTACGATGCTAGGAGAGTACACCATAGTTAGGCAAGAGAAAGAGCAAGAGCGGAAGAGACAAAGG GATCAGAAGAAACTTCAAGGTCAGCTCATAGCTGAGCAGGAAGCCCTCTATGGTTCAAAACCAAGCCCCTCAAAGCCTCAAAGTGCCAAGAAAGTACCAAGAACATCTACTGGAGGTTCAAACCGAAGGTTATCTTTTGGCGGGGCAGCAACATTGCAGACTCCGAAGCCTGATTACATGCATTCTGCAAAGTCCACGCGCACTGCAAAGAAGTTAGATGATCTCGGTACACTTTCTCCTG GCTCAAGAGGCTTAGATATTGCTGGCCTTCCTGTGAAGAAGCTGTCATATAATGATGCCATTACTAAACATCAAGAAGTAGGTATGCCACGCAAACCTTTTGCTTCCCTAATTCCAGTCAATACCATTCCATCGGCGCCATCCATGCCCGTCATTGCTAGCACTTTAGAAGAGAACCAGGCACCAAACACAATGCTGTTGCTGACCCCCAAAAATCCAGCGACTGCAGCAGCAGTGCCAATGCATGTGGCTTCAACGCCTGCCCCAACTTGCCTCGTCAATGATGGCAAATTGAGCGTAGTAGCATCTGTCGAGGAGACTGAGTATTCCTTCGAGGAAAGAAGGCTTGCATTTTATGTTGGTGGTAGATGA
- the LOC122041500 gene encoding 65-kDa microtubule-associated protein 3-like isoform X2, with protein sequence MAHVSTDQLLQLETTCGSFLYELQIIWDEVGETDTERDKMLLELEQECLEVYRRKVDQANRYRAQLRQTIADSEAELAAICSAMGEPPVHTKQPTQRVGNLKEELNSITPQLEEMRKRKGERLKQFLEVMEQIRNISVEVMPSEYSPSRHVDESDLSIRKLEELYRQLESLQKEKNDRLKQIMDHLSTLNELCSVLGVAFKETVREIHPTLDDTEASKSISNVTIERLATAIGRLREIKIERMQKLQDLASTMLELWNLMDTPIEEQQLFQNVTCNIAASEEEITESNTLSVDFLSYVEEEVLRLEQLKVSKMKELVLKKKTELEELRRQGHLVVEEAENEPEVAISAIESGAIDASFVLNQIEGQIAEVKEEAFSRKDILERVEKWLAACEEEAWLEEYNRDENRYNAGRGAHLTLKRAEKARALINKIPGMVDTLVAKITQWEKERGIGFTYDGVRLLTMLGEYTIVRQEKEQERKRQRDQKKLQGQLIAEQEALYGSKPSPSKPQSAKKVPRTSTGGSNRRLSFGGAATLQTPKPDYMHSAKSTRTAKKLDDLGSRGLDIAGLPVKKLSYNDAITKHQEVGMPRKPFASLIPVNTIPSAPSMPVIASTLEENQAPNTMLLLTPKNPATAAAVPMHVASTPAPTCLVNDGKLSVVASVEETEYSFEERRLAFYVGGR encoded by the exons ATGGCTCATGTATCTACCGATCAGCTACTACAATTGGAGACAACATGCGGATCTTTTTTATATGAGCTACAG ATCATATGGGACGAGGTTGGTGAGACTGATACCGAAAGGGACAAGATGCTACTTGAACTAGAACAGGAGTGTCTTGAGGTTTATAGAAGAAAGGTTGATCAGGCTAATCGTTATAGAGCTCAGCTTCGACAAACAATCGCTGATTCTGAAGCAGAGCTTGCAGCCATCTGTTCTGCAATGGGTGAGCCACCGGTTCACACAAAACAG CCCACTCAAAGAGTAGGGAACCTAAAAGAAGAATTGAATTCCATAACACCACAGCTAGAGGAGATGAGAAAGAGGAAAGGTGAGAGATTGAAGCAATTTTTAGAGGTAATGGAACAGATAAGAAATATCTCAGTTGAGGTCATGCCTAGTGAGTACAGCCCATCGAGGCATGTTGATGAATCTGATTTATCTATTAGAAAGCTTGAAGAATTGTATAGACAGCTTGAGTCACTGCAAAAGGAGAAG AATGACCGCTTAAAACAAATTATGGATCACTTGTCAACTCTGAATGAATTATGTTCTGTTCTTGGTGTGGCTTTCAAAGAAACAGTAAGAGAGATACACCCTACTTTAGATGACACTGAAGCTTCCAAGAGCATTAGCAATGTCACGATTGAGAGGCTTGCTACTGCTATAGGCAGATTACGAGAGATTAAGATAGAGAGGATGCAGAAG CTTcaagatcttgcatctacaaTGTTGGAATTGTGGAATCTAATGGATACGCCCATTGAAGAGCAACAGCTTTTTCAGAACGTTACCTGCAATATAGCTGCTTCAGAAGAAGAAATTACTGAGTCTAATACTCTTTCAGTGGACTTCCTTAGTTAT GTGGAAGAAGAGGTATTGAGACTTGAACAACTAAAAGTAAGCAAGATGAAAGAACTAGTCTTGAAAAAGAAGACAGAACTGGAAGAGCTTCGTCGACAAGGCCATTTGGTGGTTGAGGAGGCAGAAAATGAGCCTGAAGTTGCAATTAGTGCAATTGAATCTG GAGCTATCGATGCTTCCTTTGTTTTGAATCAGATAGAGGGACAAATAGCAGAAGTTAAAGAGGAAGCTTTTAGCAGGAAAGATATTCTTGAAAGGGTAGAAAAATGGTTAGCAGCATGCGAGGAGGAAGCATGGCTGGAGGAGTATAATAGG GATGAGAATAGATACAATGCTGGAAGAGGAGCACACCTAACGCTTAAGCGTGCTGAGAAAGCACGCGCGCTAATTAACAAGATTCCAG GAATGGTAGATACTTTGGTAGCCAAAATTACACAATGGGAAAAAGAAAGAGGCATTGGATTCACTTATGATGGC GTTCGACTTCTTACGATGCTAGGAGAGTACACCATAGTTAGGCAAGAGAAAGAGCAAGAGCGGAAGAGACAAAGG GATCAGAAGAAACTTCAAGGTCAGCTCATAGCTGAGCAGGAAGCCCTCTATGGTTCAAAACCAAGCCCCTCAAAGCCTCAAAGTGCCAAGAAAGTACCAAGAACATCTACTGGAGGTTCAAACCGAAGGTTATCTTTTGGCGGGGCAGCAACATTGCAGACTCCGAAGCCTGATTACATGCATTCTGCAAAGTCCACGCGCACTGCAAAGAAGTTAGATGATCTCG GCTCAAGAGGCTTAGATATTGCTGGCCTTCCTGTGAAGAAGCTGTCATATAATGATGCCATTACTAAACATCAAGAAGTAGGTATGCCACGCAAACCTTTTGCTTCCCTAATTCCAGTCAATACCATTCCATCGGCGCCATCCATGCCCGTCATTGCTAGCACTTTAGAAGAGAACCAGGCACCAAACACAATGCTGTTGCTGACCCCCAAAAATCCAGCGACTGCAGCAGCAGTGCCAATGCATGTGGCTTCAACGCCTGCCCCAACTTGCCTCGTCAATGATGGCAAATTGAGCGTAGTAGCATCTGTCGAGGAGACTGAGTATTCCTTCGAGGAAAGAAGGCTTGCATTTTATGTTGGTGGTAGATGA